A genomic stretch from Cryomorphaceae bacterium 1068 includes:
- a CDS encoding acyl-CoA dehydrogenase, whose translation MNFQLTEEQIAVRDAARDFAQNVLKPGVIERDNEQRFPKDEVKQLAELGFMGMMTDPKYGGSGMDTVSYVLAMEELSKVDASTSVCMSVNNSLVCWGLEKYGTEEQKEKYLVPLAKGEKIGAFCLSEPEAGSDATSQRTTAIDKGDHYLVNGTKNWITNGGTASIYLVIAQTDADKGHRGINCLIVEREMEGFQLGAKEDKLGIRGSDTHTLMFQDVKVPKENRVGEDGFGFKFAMKTLSGGRIGIAAQALGIASGAYELALAYSKERQAFGKPIHQHQAIAFKLADMATEIEAARLLCLKAAQQKDNGENFDYASSMAKLFASKVAMDVTVEAVQVHGGYGFVKEYHVERLMRDAKITQIYEGTSEIQKVVISRTILKD comes from the coding sequence ATGAATTTTCAATTGACTGAAGAGCAAATTGCAGTAAGAGACGCGGCGCGGGATTTTGCTCAAAATGTTTTGAAGCCCGGCGTGATTGAGCGCGATAACGAACAAAGGTTTCCCAAAGATGAAGTAAAACAATTAGCTGAGCTAGGTTTTATGGGAATGATGACAGATCCAAAATATGGTGGAAGTGGGATGGACACTGTTTCTTACGTCCTCGCGATGGAAGAACTTTCTAAAGTCGACGCTTCTACTTCTGTTTGTATGTCGGTAAATAATAGCCTGGTTTGCTGGGGTTTGGAAAAGTATGGCACTGAAGAGCAAAAGGAGAAATACTTGGTGCCATTGGCTAAGGGGGAGAAAATCGGTGCTTTTTGCTTAAGTGAGCCCGAAGCAGGATCTGATGCTACTTCTCAGAGAACAACTGCCATTGACAAAGGAGACCACTACCTGGTAAACGGAACGAAGAACTGGATCACCAATGGTGGAACTGCTTCCATTTATTTAGTAATCGCACAGACAGATGCGGACAAGGGCCACAGAGGAATTAACTGTCTGATCGTAGAAAGAGAGATGGAAGGATTTCAACTCGGAGCCAAAGAAGACAAATTGGGAATTCGCGGAAGCGATACCCATACTTTGATGTTTCAAGACGTGAAGGTTCCCAAAGAAAATAGAGTGGGAGAGGATGGTTTTGGATTTAAGTTTGCCATGAAAACACTTTCTGGGGGACGAATTGGGATTGCCGCGCAGGCTCTCGGAATTGCTAGTGGCGCCTATGAATTGGCTTTGGCATACAGCAAGGAAAGACAGGCATTCGGTAAACCGATTCACCAGCATCAAGCTATCGCCTTCAAGTTAGCCGATATGGCTACCGAAATTGAAGCTGCTCGATTGCTTTGTCTGAAGGCAGCACAGCAAAAGGACAATGGCGAGAACTTTGACTATGCTAGTTCAATGGCCAAGTTGTTTGCTTCGAAAGTTGCAATGGACGTAACTGTGGAAGCTGTTCAAGTGCATGGAGGATACGGGTTTGTGAAGGAATACCACGTTGAACGATTGATGCGTGATGCCAAGATCACCCAGATTTACGAAGGAACCTCTGAAATTCAGAAGGTTGTCATTTCCAGAACGATACTAAAAGACTAG
- a CDS encoding UDP-N-acetylmuramoyl-tripeptide--D-alanyl-D-alanine ligase — protein sequence MEIQDLYKIYLSKPRVTTDTRKEVKNTIFFCLKGPNFDANTFALTALERGAAHVVADDPQLKDNPNITLVYDVLTTLQKLARHHRDQFKFPVIGLTGSNGKTTNKELIAAVLSRKYRTYFTQGNLNNHIGVPLTLLSIPLDAEMAVIEMGANAQGEIRDLSNISDPDYGMITNIGKAHLEGFGGIEGVKKGKSELYKHIKAKSAKLFVNGDDEVLMELSEGIEKTLFGSSQKFSCNGSIQKRKPFISFDFEHQGEASGEIQTQLVGTYNFSNLMAAACIGCYFDVSVNEIAAALKAYRPNNNRSEMVDTGKNKLILDAYNANPSSMELAMSNFAEMDHEPKLALIGHMLELGEESKVEHQKLVDHLSNLKLRAVLVGSNFNEVNKKGFHYCETPKELKKWLQAHSIENHLIIVKGSRMVAMENAKEFL from the coding sequence ATGGAAATCCAAGATCTCTACAAGATTTATCTGAGTAAGCCTCGAGTGACTACCGACACCCGCAAAGAGGTAAAAAACACTATCTTCTTCTGTCTAAAGGGGCCTAATTTCGACGCTAACACTTTTGCGCTCACTGCGCTTGAAAGAGGTGCTGCACACGTTGTGGCCGATGACCCTCAGCTTAAAGACAATCCAAACATTACCCTTGTATATGATGTGCTGACTACTTTGCAAAAACTCGCTCGTCATCACAGAGATCAGTTCAAGTTTCCTGTTATTGGTTTGACAGGTAGCAATGGAAAAACCACGAACAAGGAGCTTATTGCCGCTGTCCTATCGCGGAAGTACCGTACCTATTTCACTCAAGGTAATTTAAACAACCACATTGGTGTCCCTCTCACCTTGCTCTCCATTCCTCTTGATGCTGAAATGGCAGTCATCGAAATGGGAGCCAATGCTCAGGGTGAGATCAGAGATCTCAGCAATATCTCCGACCCGGATTATGGAATGATCACTAACATTGGTAAAGCCCATCTCGAAGGGTTTGGAGGAATAGAAGGGGTTAAAAAAGGAAAATCAGAACTCTACAAACACATCAAAGCGAAGAGTGCCAAGCTCTTCGTGAATGGGGACGACGAAGTATTGATGGAGCTGTCAGAGGGGATAGAAAAAACACTATTTGGTTCAAGCCAAAAATTCTCCTGCAATGGTTCGATTCAAAAACGGAAACCCTTTATTTCTTTTGATTTTGAACACCAAGGAGAAGCATCAGGAGAAATTCAAACACAGTTGGTAGGTACTTACAATTTTTCAAACTTAATGGCGGCCGCTTGCATCGGATGCTATTTTGACGTTTCAGTCAATGAGATTGCTGCGGCTCTAAAGGCATACAGGCCGAATAACAATCGATCTGAAATGGTTGACACAGGCAAGAACAAGCTAATACTCGATGCCTACAACGCCAACCCCAGCAGCATGGAGTTGGCGATGAGCAATTTCGCCGAAATGGATCATGAACCAAAGTTGGCACTGATTGGACACATGCTCGAATTAGGTGAGGAGTCCAAAGTTGAGCACCAAAAACTCGTTGACCATTTGTCTAACCTCAAACTAAGAGCTGTTTTAGTCGGAAGCAACTTCAATGAAGTGAACAAAAAAGGGTTTCACTACTGTGAAACCCCGAAAGAGTTGAAAAAATGGCTTCAAGCCCATTCAATAGAAAACCATCTGATTATTGTAAAAGGAAGCAGAATGGTGGCTATGGAAAATGCAAAAGAGTTCCTCTAG
- a CDS encoding SUMF1/EgtB/PvdO family nonheme iron enzyme gives MKVFSGKFLIVALMGGVIVSTSSCSYESSSATGWNYNDPANGGFEKVLYTEQETGPGLILIEGGTFTMGATEEMVMKDWNNIPRRVTVSSFYMDETEVTNVYWLEYLYWLRRVYGADYPEIYRKALPDTLVWRSRLAYNEPYVEYYLRHPAYNDYPVVGVNWLQANDFCAWRSDRVNEAILIREGLFEHFPQQINEDHFDTDAYLAGQYESGKRVDGLSDLDPDQEFRNVRMEDGILLPRYRLPTEAEWEFAAYGLVGNSFQELVTERKVYPWNGHYVREGDNNSRFYGELVANFVRGKGDYMGVAGSLNDNADVTAPVYAYQPNDYGLYNMAGNVSEWVMDVYRPLSPEDMDEFRPFRGNVYKTKVLDSEGSIDDKLTVVTYDVEGVNQYIKDFDEETQGKLNPEEAQLMENLNSFSEQALERMNEGKADEAYTLVRDAIQAIRTSGVRIAPELLSGVGNFVEDTPGNVRMRKVRPEENIDRDNYRLADNIDYKDGDFNSSINYTSPNADEASMYDYGNTTLISNRARVYKGGSWRDRAYYLSPGTRRFMDERKATATIGFRCAMDRVGSPVGFNQSR, from the coding sequence ATGAAAGTCTTTTCAGGAAAATTTTTAATAGTAGCCTTGATGGGCGGAGTAATTGTCTCTACCTCTTCTTGCAGCTACGAAAGCTCAAGCGCCACTGGTTGGAATTACAACGACCCTGCAAATGGTGGATTTGAAAAAGTTCTCTACACTGAACAAGAAACAGGTCCAGGTCTGATTCTGATCGAAGGAGGAACATTCACTATGGGTGCTACAGAAGAAATGGTGATGAAGGATTGGAATAATATTCCGCGAAGAGTTACCGTGTCTTCCTTCTACATGGACGAAACTGAGGTGACCAACGTTTACTGGTTGGAATATCTTTATTGGTTGCGTCGAGTATATGGAGCAGATTACCCCGAGATTTATAGGAAAGCCCTTCCTGATACATTGGTGTGGCGTTCTCGCTTGGCCTATAATGAACCTTATGTCGAATATTACCTGCGCCATCCAGCTTACAATGACTACCCTGTGGTAGGCGTAAACTGGCTACAAGCCAATGACTTTTGTGCTTGGAGATCTGACCGTGTGAATGAGGCGATCTTAATCCGTGAAGGTTTATTTGAGCATTTTCCTCAACAAATTAACGAAGACCATTTTGATACAGATGCCTATTTGGCAGGTCAATACGAAAGCGGAAAGCGAGTAGACGGTCTGTCTGATTTAGATCCTGATCAAGAGTTCAGGAATGTGCGTATGGAAGATGGAATTCTCTTACCGAGATACCGCCTACCAACTGAAGCTGAATGGGAATTTGCAGCGTATGGATTAGTAGGAAACTCTTTCCAAGAATTGGTGACAGAAAGAAAAGTATACCCATGGAACGGTCACTACGTTCGTGAAGGAGACAACAACAGTCGTTTTTACGGTGAGTTGGTTGCAAACTTCGTAAGAGGAAAAGGTGACTACATGGGTGTGGCCGGAAGTCTTAATGACAATGCAGACGTCACAGCCCCTGTATATGCGTATCAGCCAAATGACTATGGTCTTTACAATATGGCAGGAAACGTGAGTGAGTGGGTAATGGACGTCTATCGCCCGTTAAGTCCTGAAGACATGGATGAATTTCGTCCATTCAGAGGTAATGTCTACAAAACTAAAGTTCTCGATAGTGAAGGGTCCATTGATGACAAACTTACTGTTGTGACCTACGATGTAGAAGGTGTAAACCAATACATCAAGGACTTTGACGAAGAAACTCAAGGAAAATTAAATCCTGAAGAAGCTCAACTCATGGAAAACCTTAATTCTTTCAGCGAACAAGCTTTGGAAAGAATGAATGAAGGTAAAGCAGACGAAGCATACACATTGGTTCGCGATGCTATTCAAGCTATCCGCACCAGCGGCGTGAGAATAGCTCCTGAACTTCTTAGTGGTGTTGGAAATTTTGTTGAGGACACTCCGGGTAATGTGAGAATGAGAAAAGTTCGACCGGAAGAAAACATTGACAGAGACAATTATCGCTTGGCAGATAACATTGACTACAAAGATGGAGACTTCAATTCAAGCATCAACTACACTTCTCCAAATGCGGATGAGGCCTCTATGTATGATTACGGAAACACTACCTTGATAAGCAATAGAGCACGAGTTTATAAAGGTGGTAGCTGGAGAGATCGAGCTTATTACTTAAGCCCTGGTACCAGACGCTTTATGGACGAAAGAAAAGCAACTGCAACTATTGGTTTCAGATGTGCCATGGATCGAGTAGGAAGCCCGGTTGGTTTCAACCAGTCCAGATAA
- a CDS encoding type IX secretion system membrane protein PorP/SprF produces the protein MVRRLTFVTLAIFVLCGVLTTPEAKAQDPTFTQFYANPLYLNPALAGTATCPRVVFNHRNQWPALSGNFVTNSVSYDQYVDAVSGGLGLYVLSDNAGRGTLTQFSINGIYSYQLALTDKISMVAGFQASYFQRNLDWGSLTFGDQIDPRRGFIYETQDTPRGGKVDNVDFSTGFVIFSETFFGGVAVHHLFEPNESLIVQEAPLERKYTVHAGAKLPLGKDIKGTTDTYISPNILYQQQYDFQQINLGLYIQKGPLIGGVWYRFEDSFIILLGIETDRFKTGYSYDLTTSRLTTETAGSHEISFAFNFNCRPKKKKFRAIKCPAF, from the coding sequence ATGGTGCGTAGACTGACCTTTGTAACTCTTGCGATCTTTGTACTCTGCGGCGTTTTGACAACGCCCGAGGCAAAGGCTCAAGACCCTACTTTCACGCAATTTTATGCGAATCCGCTCTATCTGAACCCCGCTTTGGCTGGAACTGCTACCTGTCCCAGGGTGGTTTTCAACCATCGGAATCAATGGCCTGCTTTATCAGGAAACTTTGTGACGAACAGCGTTTCTTACGATCAATATGTAGATGCTGTGAGCGGAGGACTAGGACTTTACGTCCTGAGCGACAATGCGGGTAGAGGGACCTTGACCCAATTTTCAATAAATGGTATCTATTCTTATCAATTAGCCTTGACAGATAAGATTTCTATGGTAGCAGGATTCCAAGCCAGCTACTTTCAGAGAAATCTGGATTGGGGTAGCCTGACCTTTGGAGATCAGATTGACCCCAGACGTGGATTTATATACGAGACACAAGATACTCCTCGGGGTGGAAAAGTCGATAATGTTGATTTTAGCACAGGCTTTGTCATATTTAGTGAAACCTTCTTTGGGGGTGTAGCCGTACACCACCTATTCGAACCGAATGAATCACTAATTGTGCAAGAAGCACCACTAGAAAGAAAGTATACCGTCCATGCAGGAGCTAAATTGCCTCTTGGCAAAGACATTAAAGGGACTACTGATACCTATATCTCCCCTAACATTCTTTACCAACAGCAATATGATTTCCAGCAAATCAATTTAGGTCTTTATATTCAAAAAGGGCCACTAATTGGTGGGGTGTGGTATAGATTCGAAGATTCATTTATCATCTTGTTAGGAATCGAAACAGATCGATTCAAAACAGGATATAGTTATGACCTAACCACCAGTCGCTTGACTACAGAGACGGCTGGCTCACACGAGATTTCTTTTGCTTTCAACTTTAACTGTAGGCCGAAGAAAAAGAAATTCAGGGCAATAAAATGCCCCGCTTTTTAG